In Ipomoea triloba cultivar NCNSP0323 chromosome 15, ASM357664v1, one genomic interval encodes:
- the LOC116007450 gene encoding agamous-like MADS-box protein AGL80, with product MTRKKVKLAFITNDSARKATLKKRKKGLIKKVSELSTLCGIDACAIIYSPYENQPEVWPSTAGAQRVVAQFKRMPEMEQSKKMVNQEGFIRQRIAKASEQLKKQHKENREKEITEVMFQCLTGKGLHSLILTDLNDLAWLIDQNLKEINKRIEDLQKAAPVAAPQEAGIDLGQRPPQWFADWMMSNNQQMGFEHGGGATEEMIMPPFNDNHHPIPMWPATGGAFFP from the coding sequence aTGACGAGGAAGAAGGTGAAGCTGGCCTTCATCACCAACGACTCAGCTCGAAAGGCGACGCTGAAGAAGCGGAAGAAGGGGCTGATCAAGAAGGTGAGCGAGCTGAGCACGCTGTGCGGGATCGACGCCTGCGCGATAATTTACAGCCCGTACGAGAACCAGCCGGAGGTGTGGCCGAGCACGGCGGGGGCGCAGAGGGTGGTGGCACAGTTCAAGCGGATGCCGGAGATGGAGCAGAGCAAGAAGATGGTGAACCAGGAGGGGTTTATCCGGCAGAGGATCGCCAAGGCGAGCGAGCAGCTGAAGAAGCAGCACAAGGAGAACAGGGAGAAGGAGATAACCGAGGTGATGTTCCAGTGCTTGACGGGGAAAGGGCTGCACAGCTTGATCCTCACGGACCTCAACGATCTCGCCTGGCTCATTGATCAGAACCTCAAGGAGATCAACAAGAGGATTGAGGATCTCCAGAAGGCTGCTCCGGTGGCCGCGCCGCAGGAGGCGGGGATAGATTTGGGGCAAAGGCCGCCGCAGTGGTTCGCGGACTGGATGATGAGTAACAACCAGCAAATGGGGTTTGAGCATGGCGGCGGAGCTACAGAGGAGATGATCATGCCACCTTTCAACGACAATCATCACCCCATTCCTATGTGGCCGGCAACTGGTGGCGCCTTCTTTCCTTAA
- the LOC116007449 gene encoding agamous-like MADS-box protein AGL80, whose protein sequence is MTRKKVKLAFITNDSARKATLKKRKKGLMKKVSELSTLCGIDACAIIYSPYENQPEVWPSTAGAQRVVAQFKRMPEMEQSKKMVNQEGFIRQRIAKASEQLKKQHKENREKEITEVMFQCLTGKGLHSLVMFQCLTGKGLHSFILTDLNDLTWLIDQKLKEINKKIEDLNKAAPAAAVPGEVGIDLGQRPPPQWFADWMMSNNQQMGFEHGGGGGGGGAAEEMIMPLFNDNHHPIPMWPATGAAFFP, encoded by the exons ATGACGAGGAAGAAGGTGAAGCTAGCCTTCATCACCAACGACTCGGCTCGAAAGGCGACGCTGAAGAAGCGGAAGAAGGGGCTGATGAAGAAGGTGAGCGAGCTGAGCACGCTGTGCGGGATCGACGCCTGCGCGATAATTTACAGCCCGTACGAGAACCAGCCGGAGGTGTGGCCGAGCACGGCGGGGGCGCAGAGGGTGGTGGCGCAGTTCAAGCGGATGCCGGAGATGGAGCAGAGCAAGAAGATGGTGAACCAGGAGGG GTTTATCCGGCAGAGGATCGCCAAGGCGAGCGAGCAGCTGAAGAAGCAGCACAAGGAGAACAGGGAGAAGGAGATAACCGAGGTGATGTTCCAGTGCTTGACGGGGAAAGGGCTGCACAGCTTGGTGATGTTCCAGTGCTTGACGGGGAAAGGGCTGCACAGCTTCATCCTCACGGACCTCAACGATCTCACCTGGCTGATTGACCAGAAATTGAAGGAGATCAACAAGAAGATTGAGGATCTGAATAAGGCTGCTCCGGCCGCCGCCGTGCCCGGGGAGGTGGGGATAGATTTGGGGCAAAGGCCGCCGCCGCAGTGGTTTGCGGATTGGATGATGAGTAACAACCAGCAAATGGGGTTTGAgcatggcggcggcggcggaggaggggGAGCTGCGGAGGAGATGATCATGCCGCTTTTCAACGACAATCATCACCCTATTCCTATGTGGCCTGCAACTGGTGCCGCCTTCTTTCCTTAA